The genomic interval CACGGATCAGCCGCGAGCCCTCAAGCCGCCGTGCCCGGCAAGCCCTCCCTCCCGGAGTTCAACCCGGTCAGACGCCAGCCCCCAGGCGCCAAACATCCGCTACCCGAAGCTCCTCCTCAAGGGACTTCAACCCCTACCCCCACGCAGGGGCCAGGGTCTAGGCCTCAAATGGCGATGGACTTGACCCAAGCCTGGCGCAACGTGCTGGGGGTCCTCAAGATCAACCAGCGGGCCTTTTTCCGCGAGGCGGCGCCACACCTCGAGGGCCAGAAGCTGGTGCTGGTGTTTCCCGAGAAGGCCAGCTTCCACTACCAAAGCGCCCTAAAGAATCTCGAGGCCATCCAGACCGCGGTGCGCGAGGTGATGGGCGAGCTCGAGGTAAGCTTGGTGCTGCAAGGGGAGAAAAAAAAAGTTGAATCCCGAAGCGCAACTTCCCTACGCGAGGGTAGTAGGAACGGCCCGACCCCGCTGCGCGGTGAGGCCAGCGCCCCCGCTGCTGTCGCAGGGCTTACGTCAACCGGTTCGGTTTCGGCTTCGAGCCCTCCGGAGCAAAGCGCCCAATCCGCCCCACCCTCGAGCCCTATAGCAGAGCCCAGGGTTGCCCCTCTTGATGAGCCCCCCGCTATCGCGGCCAAAACGGCAGAATCAGCGCTCTCGAGCCCCCCACTCCCCGGCGACGAGCCCCCCTGGCCGGACGATGAGATCCCCGAAGAGTCCACCGAAGCCCCCTCCAGCCGCGCGCAAACCCTGGTGGACGACCCGCGCTTCCAAAAGCTGCTGCGCACCTTTGGCGGACGCTTGCGCAAGCTCGTCCAGGACACCCCCAAGGCGCCGGATGCGGAGGGGGCGGCGCAAGGTGATGAGGGTAGCGATGAATAGCCAGGCTTCCGATAGACTCAAGATCATGGATACCACAGATCTCAGCGAGGAGAGCCTGGAGCGCATTCTCAAGCGCCTGCGCCGGATCGAAGGTCAGGTGCGGGGTTTGCAAAAGATGATCGAAGCTGGCCGACCTTGCGAAGAAGTGCTGACCCAGATGAGCGCCACCAAGAAGGCTATGGAAGCGGCTTCCAACACCATACTCCGGGACTTCCTCACCCTCTGCGCTAGCGACATTGCCCGTGGTGATACCAAAAAACCCGAGCAGATCGCTCTGCTGCTGCGTAAGTTTGCCAGCTAGCGGTACGGGGCTTTTTTACACGCGAAGGATATGAGCCACCCAGCGGGCGACACCAAGACCAAAACCCACACCCGCACCCGCACGCCCCAGCTATACAAGGTGCTGCTCCTCAACGATGACTACACCCCAATGGACTTCGTGGTAGAGGTGCTCATGCGCTTCTTCCGCAAGAGCGAGCTCGAGGCCACCCGCATCATGCTCCAGGTGCACCACGAGGGGGTGGGGGTCTGCGGAGTCTACCCATTCGAGATCGCCGAGACCAAAGTCCATCAGGTGATGGAAGCCGCCGCAGAAGAGGGGCACCCCTTGCAGTGCATCATGGAACCGGAGTAGGCCAATCCCTCCAGCGCCCCAACCCACCCAAAAGTGAAACCGCGCCTAGCCGTCCTCGAGCAGGGCTGGCATCCTAGAGCCTGAATGGTGACCAACGAGCTGCAGAAATCCATCGAGCGTGCCCTGGAGATCGCCCTGAAGCGGGGCCATGAGTATGTGGGCCTCGAGCACCTTTTGCTGGCCCTCCTCGACGACGCCGACGCCAAGCGGCTGTTGCAGCGCTGTGAGGTAGACTTGCTGGCCCTGCGCGGCGAGCTCGAGACCCTCTTGGCCGACTTCGAAAACCTAGCCGGGGTGCAGCCAACCCCCACTACCGCCTTCCGGCGGGTGCTCCAGCGGGCAGTGGCCCAGATGCGCTCGGCCGGGCGGGACCAGGCCAACGGGGCCAACGTGCTGGTCGCCATCATGGACGAGCGGCAGTCGCGGGTATTCGGCCTTTTGGAAGACTTTGGGCTAAGCCGCTACCGCCTTACTCGCGCCATCGCCCGCGAGGCTCCACCCAGCGGAGCCACCAGCGAGAGCCAGCCCGCCGAAGCCGAAGAGGGCGAGGTGGCGAAGAACCCCCTCGAGGCCTACTGCACCGACCTCACCGCCCGCGCCCGCGCCGGGGAACTCGACCCCTTGGTGGGGCGGCAGGCCGAGCTCGAGCGCATCCTCACCGTGCTCTCGCGCCGC from Meiothermus sp. Pnk-1 carries:
- a CDS encoding metal-sensitive transcriptional regulator; the encoded protein is MMDTTDLSEESLERILKRLRRIEGQVRGLQKMIEAGRPCEEVLTQMSATKKAMEAASNTILRDFLTLCASDIARGDTKKPEQIALLLRKFAS
- the clpS gene encoding ATP-dependent Clp protease adapter ClpS, with translation MSHPAGDTKTKTHTRTRTPQLYKVLLLNDDYTPMDFVVEVLMRFFRKSELEATRIMLQVHHEGVGVCGVYPFEIAETKVHQVMEAAAEEGHPLQCIMEPE